DNA sequence from the Chthoniobacterales bacterium genome:
GCGCAACAAGTATGGCGGTATGGAGATTAGCGAGGCCCGGCGTCTGAAGGAGCTGGAGACCGAGAACAGCCGGCTCAAGAAGCTGGTCGCCGACCAGGCCTTGGACATCCAGATCCTCAAAGAGGTGAACTCAAAAAAATGGTAAGCCCCGTGCAGAAGAAAGCGGCCGTGGAGATGGTCGTCTGCATGGGGCTGTGCAAACGTCACCGTGCCTGCCGGACTCTGGGTTTGAGTCGTTCGACGGCCTATTACCGCCGGTTGGCCTCGCCGCATAAGCTGGCACAGGAGGGATTGGTCGAGGAGGTCTCACGCCGGTGGCCCTGCCTTGGCTACGAGAAGGTGACGGCCATCGTGCGCCATGAGCACGGAGAAGTGATCAACCGCAAGCGGGTGGCCCGGATCAGACGGCAACGCGGGCTATTGGCTTCAAGAGGCCATGGCGGCAAGCGTCGCCGGGTTCGTCCTGGTCTGGCCCTGCGCTGCAGTGCGAGTCGGCCCGACGAGGTCTGGAGCTACGACTTTATCCAAGACAGCACAGCCGATGGCGGCGCAGTGCGCATCCTCTCGATCATCGACGAATACACCCGCGAATGCTTGTTGCTCAGAGCGGCGCGCAGCTTCCCGTCCAGGAGAGTCATCGACGCCTTGGAAGAGGTCATGGTCTGCAGCGGTCGCAAGCCGCAATACATCCGCAGTGACAACGGGCCGGAGTTCGTGGCCAAGTCCGTTCAAAAGTGGCTGGGACAAGCCCAAGTCGGACCGCGATACATCGAGCCCGGAGCGCCGTGGGAAAACGCCCATGTGGAAAGCTTCCATGCCCAAGTGCGCTTGGAACTGCTGGATCGCGAACTCTTCTTCAACCTGCGCGAAGTCAATGCCGCCACCGGCAATTACGCCTACGAATACAACTTCAAACGACCGCACGGCAGCTTGGGAAAAAGACCCCGAGCCTGGCCGCG
Encoded proteins:
- a CDS encoding transposase produces the protein MKNRHSVEQIIRILGEIERGGLKISDACRPHGISEQTYYRWRNKYGGMEISEARRLKELETENSRLKKLVADQALDIQILKEVNSKKW
- a CDS encoding IS3 family transposase, coding for MVSPVQKKAAVEMVVCMGLCKRHRACRTLGLSRSTAYYRRLASPHKLAQEGLVEEVSRRWPCLGYEKVTAIVRHEHGEVINRKRVARIRRQRGLLASRGHGGKRRRVRPGLALRCSASRPDEVWSYDFIQDSTADGGAVRILSIIDEYTRECLLLRAARSFPSRRVIDALEEVMVCSGRKPQYIRSDNGPEFVAKSVQKWLGQAQVGPRYIEPGAPWENAHVESFHAQVRLELLDRELFFNLREVNAATGNYAYEYNFKRPHGSLGKRPRAWPRSANFRSGLRPALQFALEMFP